A portion of the Pedobacter cryoconitis genome contains these proteins:
- a CDS encoding acyltransferase, which produces MEKSNYSFINFIRFISMIGVVWAHIRFMPDNLNTEQFLARVPNFMKIEYIFFMQVFKFGVICFFLISGYLLGDKIQSSEPYQYFKRRFNVTSKPYIVVVLIILVAESITFFLVHGNRSGTAFYALMKYLILDGALWYLPNYLISLTVLLCCTKFIHKIWFGGILFLATLIYTALTVYDPAYEVSHTSAIFGFVFYLWLGVYIRQNNLINQIYKININWLILITLSLFVLSSIESYLLTFREQ; this is translated from the coding sequence GTGGAGAAAAGCAATTACAGCTTCATTAATTTCATAAGATTTATTTCAATGATAGGAGTAGTCTGGGCACATATCAGGTTTATGCCAGACAATTTAAATACAGAACAGTTTCTGGCCCGTGTGCCAAACTTCATGAAAATTGAATATATATTTTTTATGCAGGTTTTCAAATTCGGCGTAATCTGCTTTTTTCTGATATCAGGATATTTATTAGGCGATAAAATACAGTCCAGTGAGCCCTACCAGTACTTTAAACGCAGGTTTAATGTTACGTCCAAACCTTATATCGTAGTTGTACTGATTATCCTTGTCGCTGAAAGTATTACCTTCTTTCTGGTCCATGGTAACCGCTCAGGTACAGCATTCTATGCACTTATGAAATACTTGATTCTTGATGGAGCTTTATGGTATCTGCCAAATTACCTGATTTCTCTGACTGTTTTACTTTGCTGCACTAAATTCATTCACAAAATATGGTTTGGCGGGATCCTGTTCTTAGCTACGCTGATATATACTGCTTTAACGGTCTATGACCCCGCATATGAAGTATCGCATACCTCAGCAATATTTGGATTTGTGTTTTATTTATGGCTTGGTGTTTATATCAGGCAGAATAACCTGATCAATCAGATTTATAAAATTAACATCAATTGGTTAATATTAATTACACTCTCTCTGTTTGTGTTATCAAGTATAGAGTCTTACTTACTTACTTTTAGAGAACAGTAA
- a CDS encoding SGNH/GDSL hydrolase family protein has translation MNVKLSLVTFSALLIFVFSSCKKNSPQDSGIKPSDPTKQFKVIVLGSSTAAGYKLAHPDLSFPNLLNNKLIKDKKNAEVINLAAPGYTTYQIMPVRAINLNGRPLPDMLRSIEAGLKYNPKLLIICMPTNDIALGFSEDEILTNYKIIVEMLNRANVEYLITGTQPRNFIEDSYRRRLTILNDELLEAYPGHVVDYLEELATNKNNIKDKYSNGDGIHINEDGHKVIFQKIINTPLFKDVFEYE, from the coding sequence ATGAATGTTAAATTATCCCTCGTTACTTTCTCTGCTTTACTAATATTCGTTTTTTCCTCTTGCAAAAAGAATAGTCCTCAAGATTCAGGGATTAAGCCCTCTGACCCCACTAAACAATTTAAAGTTATTGTGCTTGGTTCTTCTACTGCCGCTGGCTATAAACTGGCTCATCCAGATTTAAGCTTTCCGAACTTGTTAAATAACAAGCTCATTAAAGATAAAAAAAATGCAGAGGTTATCAATCTGGCCGCTCCGGGTTATACAACTTACCAGATTATGCCTGTCCGAGCAATCAATCTCAATGGACGTCCATTACCTGATATGCTAAGGAGTATTGAAGCTGGTCTGAAATATAATCCTAAACTATTAATTATATGTATGCCAACCAATGACATCGCTCTGGGTTTTTCTGAAGATGAAATTTTGACAAATTATAAAATAATAGTGGAAATGCTAAACAGGGCTAATGTGGAATATCTAATTACAGGAACACAGCCTCGTAATTTTATTGAAGATAGTTACAGGCGCAGATTAACTATACTAAACGATGAACTTCTCGAAGCTTATCCTGGGCATGTGGTGGATTATCTGGAGGAGCTGGCCACCAATAAAAACAACATTAAAGACAAATATTCAAATGGCGATGGAATCCATATCAACGAAGATGGGCATAAAGTTATTTTTCAAAAAATAATTAATACTCCATTGTTCAAAGATGTTTTTGAATATGAATAA
- a CDS encoding glycosyltransferase family 2 protein, with translation MLQPKLSVITIVYNNVRDIERTMLSVLNQTYPNIEYILIDGASTDGTKDIIYKYKSRLAQFISEKDKGIYDAMNKGLKLATGDYILFMNSGDEIYAPETVTDIFETAPGADIYYGETEMFNDNWQSLGQRRHRAPECFSWRSFKHGMSISHQAIYVKRSLAEPYDLQYKYSSDIDWIIKAAKKASSIVNTQLYVAKYLVGGISKQKHFASLKERFRIFHKYYGLIPNLVNHFWIAINLTQYYVRHKKTND, from the coding sequence ATGTTGCAGCCAAAGCTAAGTGTTATTACCATCGTATATAATAATGTAAGGGATATCGAACGCACCATGCTTTCGGTGTTGAATCAGACGTACCCGAATATTGAATATATCCTGATTGACGGTGCTTCAACAGATGGAACAAAAGATATCATTTATAAGTATAAATCCAGACTGGCCCAGTTTATTTCTGAAAAAGATAAGGGGATTTATGATGCAATGAACAAAGGGTTGAAATTAGCTACAGGCGATTATATCTTGTTCATGAACTCTGGGGATGAAATTTATGCACCTGAAACGGTAACGGATATTTTTGAGACCGCACCTGGAGCCGATATCTATTATGGGGAAACAGAGATGTTTAATGACAACTGGCAAAGTTTAGGACAAAGGAGACACCGTGCTCCGGAATGTTTTAGCTGGCGTAGTTTTAAACATGGAATGAGTATTAGTCATCAGGCCATTTATGTGAAACGCAGTTTAGCTGAGCCATATGATTTACAGTATAAGTACAGTTCAGATATTGACTGGATTATTAAAGCTGCAAAAAAGGCATCAAGTATTGTAAATACACAGCTTTATGTAGCAAAATATCTGGTTGGAGGAATTTCTAAACAAAAGCATTTTGCGAGTTTAAAGGAGCGCTTCCGCATTTTTCATAAGTATTATGGATTGATTCCAAACCTGGTTAACCATTTTTGGATTGCAATTAATCTGACACAGTATTATGTTAGGCACAAGAAAACGAACGATTAA
- a CDS encoding glycosyltransferase produces MKIIHLNTYEGNGGAGRACLRLSDALQASGVESRVMVYYQFKESNKADSFSKSLFQKGRAIFNILAERYLAKFLTKALKTPFSLQWFGRSVIDSAALKEADLIHIHWINHGFLTPKKLAELEELDKPIVWTFHDSNAFTGGCHVRYSCENFHKQCGSCPLLKISGPNDISHWNWVSKKKGYANLGFHIVAPSRWMADSVKFSSLMGARETTVIPNTIETSIFKPYAKAEAKRSLQIAPDKFVLMSGFMPSNNDKHKGTAYLIEAMNDLASRPGIVKERIELLIFGNKDQTDVPVFPFKTTYLGKIDNDAHLAKCYSAADVFITASLEDNLPNTVMESLACATPVVAFKTGGIPDMVEHLVNGYLADYESAEDLATGMEWLYHEENAADIQKEARLTILTHFSEAVIADKHIALYQSLINLHPR; encoded by the coding sequence TTGAAGATAATCCATTTAAATACATACGAAGGAAACGGTGGGGCTGGAAGAGCTTGCCTCCGTCTAAGTGACGCGCTGCAGGCTAGTGGCGTTGAATCCCGTGTGATGGTTTATTACCAGTTCAAAGAGAGTAACAAGGCGGATTCGTTTAGCAAAAGCCTCTTTCAAAAAGGGAGGGCTATTTTCAATATTCTCGCCGAAAGGTATCTGGCCAAATTTTTAACGAAGGCACTGAAAACTCCTTTTTCTTTGCAGTGGTTTGGTCGTTCTGTGATTGATAGTGCAGCATTAAAAGAGGCAGATCTGATTCATATTCACTGGATTAACCACGGTTTTTTAACTCCGAAAAAGCTGGCTGAACTGGAGGAGCTGGATAAGCCGATTGTCTGGACTTTTCATGATAGTAATGCTTTTACAGGGGGCTGTCATGTCCGGTATTCTTGTGAGAATTTTCATAAGCAATGTGGATCCTGTCCGCTGTTAAAGATTAGCGGGCCAAATGATATTTCTCATTGGAATTGGGTAAGCAAGAAAAAAGGTTATGCAAATCTGGGCTTTCATATTGTTGCCCCAAGCCGCTGGATGGCCGATTCGGTAAAATTCAGCAGTTTAATGGGCGCCAGAGAAACTACGGTTATTCCCAATACAATTGAAACCAGTATTTTTAAGCCCTATGCAAAGGCTGAGGCTAAGAGGTCTCTGCAGATTGCACCTGATAAATTTGTTTTAATGAGTGGCTTTATGCCTTCTAATAATGATAAGCACAAAGGGACGGCGTATTTGATTGAGGCCATGAACGATCTGGCCAGCAGACCGGGTATAGTTAAAGAGCGTATAGAGTTACTGATCTTTGGCAATAAGGATCAGACTGATGTCCCGGTTTTCCCTTTTAAAACGACTTACCTGGGTAAAATAGATAATGATGCCCACCTGGCGAAGTGTTATTCGGCAGCTGACGTGTTTATTACGGCTTCTCTTGAAGACAATCTTCCGAATACGGTGATGGAAAGCCTTGCTTGTGCAACTCCCGTAGTGGCTTTTAAAACAGGTGGGATTCCAGATATGGTCGAACACCTGGTCAATGGCTATCTGGCAGATTACGAATCTGCTGAGGATCTGGCTACAGGTATGGAATGGTTGTATCATGAAGAAAATGCAGCAGATATTCAGAAAGAAGCCCGTTTAACTATACTCACACATTTTTCTGAAGCAGTGATTGCTGACAAACACATTGCCTTATATCAATCCCTGATCAATTTACATCCACGTTAA
- a CDS encoding class I SAM-dependent methyltransferase: MDNLLTDRQFWVNYWESKTGLSVNIPANYLFHKELTTIVQTQKVRTAIELGGFPGYYAVFLKKYLKLDVTLLDYFVHQPVTNELLKANNLKESDIHSIETDLFNHKETQQYDLVLSCGLIEHFNDTTDIIQRHIDFVKPGGTLFITLPNFKAINGWFQKSFDRANYDKHNISCMDPALLADICKKAGLEVIQSKYFGHFSIWLENEKQRSTGIKLLKKSLWLAGKVFTKILPFNSRQLSPYIILEARKQK; this comes from the coding sequence ATGGATAACCTTTTAACAGACAGACAATTTTGGGTAAACTATTGGGAAAGTAAAACAGGACTGTCAGTCAATATCCCTGCAAACTACCTTTTCCATAAAGAGCTCACCACTATAGTCCAAACCCAAAAGGTAAGAACTGCTATAGAACTCGGCGGTTTCCCCGGCTACTACGCTGTCTTCCTCAAAAAATACCTTAAACTCGATGTTACCCTCCTGGACTACTTTGTTCACCAGCCCGTAACCAACGAACTGCTCAAAGCAAACAACCTCAAAGAAAGCGATATCCACAGCATTGAAACTGATCTCTTCAACCATAAAGAAACTCAGCAATACGACCTTGTTTTATCCTGCGGCCTGATTGAGCACTTCAACGACACCACCGACATTATTCAGCGCCATATAGATTTCGTCAAACCAGGAGGGACCCTGTTCATCACCCTGCCCAACTTCAAAGCAATCAACGGCTGGTTTCAAAAATCATTTGACCGCGCCAACTACGACAAGCACAACATCTCCTGCATGGATCCCGCTCTCCTTGCCGATATCTGCAAAAAAGCAGGGCTCGAAGTTATCCAATCCAAATACTTCGGACACTTCAGCATCTGGCTTGAAAACGAAAAACAACGCTCAACAGGAATTAAACTCCTGAAAAAATCCCTATGGCTAGCCGGGAAAGTATTCACAAAGATACTCCCCTTTAACTCCCGTCAACTATCCCCATACATCATCCTGGAAGCCAGAAAACAAAAATAA
- a CDS encoding glycosyltransferase, translating into MQSFAPIALFVYNRPKHTERTLKFLRQNELAAESRLFVFSDGPKSEAEEENVREVRELLKHIDGFRSVEVIERKSNMGLAESVIAGVSRLVKDYKQVIVFEDDLVTSPYTLTYFNDALTRYRDQERVMHIGAYMYPLKENTLPETFFYRAATSWGWATWDRAWQHFEPNIDVLMRQFDARKRAEFSIEHQMNFWKQMKDFKRGKNNSWAIRWYASVFLRGGLTLNPSQSLVNNIGHDGSGVHSGINDIYNVIINPRRVRVFPEVVEESVVAYEVIKGFLSTRKGSFVDRLKRYLKGIGLLK; encoded by the coding sequence ATTGCCTTATTTGTTTACAACAGGCCCAAGCATACTGAACGTACGCTTAAGTTTTTGAGACAGAATGAACTGGCGGCCGAAAGCCGTTTATTTGTTTTTTCTGATGGCCCGAAGTCGGAGGCTGAGGAGGAGAATGTGAGGGAGGTCAGGGAGTTGTTGAAGCATATTGATGGGTTCAGGTCTGTAGAGGTTATCGAGAGAAAGAGTAATATGGGCCTTGCTGAGTCTGTTATTGCGGGGGTGAGCAGGTTGGTAAAGGATTATAAGCAGGTGATTGTTTTTGAGGATGATTTAGTGACTTCGCCTTATACGCTGACTTATTTTAATGATGCGCTGACTCGTTATCGTGATCAGGAGAGGGTTATGCATATTGGTGCTTATATGTACCCGTTGAAGGAGAATACGTTGCCGGAGACTTTTTTTTACAGGGCGGCAACGAGTTGGGGTTGGGCGACGTGGGATAGGGCGTGGCAGCATTTTGAGCCAAATATTGATGTTTTGATGCGGCAGTTTGATGCGCGGAAAAGGGCTGAGTTTTCTATTGAGCATCAAATGAATTTCTGGAAACAGATGAAGGATTTTAAGCGTGGAAAGAATAATTCGTGGGCGATCAGGTGGTATGCTTCGGTGTTTTTAAGGGGTGGGTTGACGTTAAATCCGAGTCAGTCGTTAGTGAATAATATTGGCCATGATGGTTCTGGGGTGCATTCTGGGATCAATGATATTTATAATGTGATTATTAATCCGAGACGGGTGAGGGTTTTTCCGGAGGTTGTGGAGGAGAGTGTTGTGGCTTATGAGGTTATAAAGGGGTTTTTGAGTACGAGGAAGGGGAGTTTTGTAGATCGTTTGAAGAGGTATTTGAAAGGGATTGGTCTTTTGAAGTAG